From Verrucomicrobiota bacterium, the proteins below share one genomic window:
- a CDS encoding PIN domain-containing protein, whose translation MNPFSEGKLDQVEAYVRKFQEIEIIPFGQREAVTFARLRSQFTTFKPPDAIQLSCALETGVNQFVTNDDRLSRLELESMTISSLNKALSG comes from the coding sequence GTGAACCCATTTTCCGAAGGAAAATTGGACCAGGTCGAAGCTTATGTGCGGAAGTTCCAGGAAATTGAAATCATTCCTTTTGGTCAAAGGGAGGCTGTCACTTTTGCCAGGCTCCGCAGCCAATTCACCACCTTTAAACCTCCGGATGCCATACAGCTAAGTTGCGCATTGGAAACCGGAGTCAACCAGTTCGTAACGAACGATGATCGCCTGAGCCGTCTAGAGCTGGAAAGCATGACCATTTCCAGCCTGAACAAAGCGCTCTCTGGTTAA
- a CDS encoding AbrB/MazE/SpoVT family DNA-binding domain-containing protein has product MKTKVARWGNSLALRLPKQMTASYQLSEGSDVEIVEEAEGILVKPVSKRQFQLDDLLKGVTKKNSHDEFTSGGPRGKEIW; this is encoded by the coding sequence ATGAAAACGAAAGTTGCTCGATGGGGAAACAGTCTTGCACTACGGTTGCCCAAACAAATGACAGCCAGCTACCAACTTTCCGAAGGGAGCGACGTAGAGATTGTCGAGGAAGCCGAAGGCATACTGGTTAAGCCGGTTTCCAAAAGGCAATTTCAATTGGATGATCTCCTGAAGGGTGTAACCAAAAAGAATTCGCATGACGAATTTACCTCTGGCGGTCCGCGAGGAAAGGAGATTTGGTGA
- the mazF gene encoding endoribonuclease MazF, with protein sequence MVSRYVPAEGDLVWLDFNPQAGHEQAGHRPAIVLSRKAYNRKTGLAVFCPITSKIKGYPFEVPVLGQKIQGAVLADQVKSFDWSVRRAKFIERANADVFEEVVGKLYAIIG encoded by the coding sequence TTGGTGAGCAGGTATGTTCCCGCGGAAGGGGATCTGGTCTGGCTTGATTTCAATCCTCAGGCTGGTCACGAACAAGCAGGCCATCGACCCGCAATTGTCCTATCCAGAAAAGCATACAACCGCAAAACCGGTTTGGCTGTATTTTGTCCCATCACCTCGAAGATAAAGGGCTACCCATTCGAAGTCCCGGTTTTAGGCCAAAAGATCCAAGGCGCGGTTCTGGCCGATCAGGTGAAAAGTTTCGATTGGTCTGTGAGAAGAGCAAAATTTATTGAACGAGCAAACGCTGATGTTTTCGAGGAAGTTGTCGGCAAATTATATGCCATAATAGGTTAA